The following nucleotide sequence is from Triticum dicoccoides isolate Atlit2015 ecotype Zavitan chromosome 7B, WEW_v2.0, whole genome shotgun sequence.
atctagggttcatacACAACTATCATACCCCTCAATTCAAACAGCAACATTGCCCTAAAACACTGAAGATCGTAGCCTTCGAGACAAATCACACCTAACGAATTAGAAACGGAATCGCTCACGAATGTAGTTGTAGGAATCTAATTGCCACCCGGGCGAGCCTCACCGGCTTGAGTACCACCGTGACGGCGACGGGGCTGCGCAATGCCGCCGTAAAATAGCACACGCATGACTCCCCCATCGACGGGGACGCCGGAGCGGCCGCGAATCCGCCTGAATCTCGAGGGGGGGGAGGGCTCGAGAGAAATGAGACCAGGGAGGAAAGGGGAAGAGGAAGATGGAGAGTGCAGAAGCTTCGACAACCTTACCTTCTCACTGCGGCAGCTCCGGCGACGACGCTCTGGTTCGGCGAACACCAGCAATGGCCTAGAATGCCATCGactcttccgccgccgccgcctcttcctctcGCCTTCTCCTTCAATCGAGCGGAACTGCCTGTGGAAGATTGGTTTGGGAGAAATGAATGCGAGGGGAGAAACCGCAGATGCACTGAGGGGGGAATTGCAAGTTGAGGGAGACGGCGACAAAAGTCGTGCGCCACGCGTGCGGGCGCGATGACAGTTTCACCACACGCCCCGACTAGCAACTGCTGACGGCCGACGGAGAAACGCGTGCGGGCGAACTGACGAAGACACCGCACAACACACTTGTCCTACATAGCAACCAAAAACTGCCTCATCGCGCCAAGATGCGTGCAAGTTTGAATCGACGGTGGTCCAGTCGTATGGGCGGGTTGgagaagtgccacacgtgtgggcgttagtcttTCCGTTTTTCTTTAGGGTCACCACCACACTTTATTTAATAACATCAATAACATCTAGTACAAACAATATATCTGGAGTCGTGGATAACCAAATATAAATAACGGCCCAAGCTAAAGAAACCGAGGCCCTGGCAAGATCATTTGATTTGAAGTTAGATTCTCTTGCTTCATGGATTACGTAAGCACTGGCGGAGCTATGTGTATANNNNNNNNNNNNNNNNNNNNNNNNNNNNNNNNNNNNNNNNNNNNNNNNNNNNNNNNNNNNNNNNNNNNNNNNNNNNNNNNNNNNNNNNNNNNNNNNNNNNNNNNNNNNNNNNNNNNNNNNNNNNNNNNNNNNNNNNNNNNNNNNNNNNNNNNNNNNNNNNNNNNNNNNNNNNNNNNNNNNNNNNNNNNNNNNNNNNNNNNNNNNNNNNNNNNNNNNNNNNNNNNNNNNNNNNNNNNNNNNNNNNNNNNNNNNNNNNNNNNNNNNNNNNNNNNNNNNNNNNNNNNNNNNNNNNNNNNNNNNNNNNNNNNNNNNNNNNNNNNNNNNNNNNNNNNNNNNNNNNNNNNNNNNNNNNNNNNNNNNNNNNNNNNNNNNNNNNNNNNNNNNNNNNNNNNNNNNNNNNNNNNNNNNNNNNNNNNNNNNNNNNNNNNNNNNNNNNNNNNNNNNNNNNNNNNNNNNNNNNNNNNNNNNNNNNNNNNNNNNNNNNNNNNNNNNNNNNNNNNNNNNNNNNNNNNGCTAGCTCCGCCACTGTACTTAAGAGTTAAGAAACTTGAAACTGCAGCATTCTGAACACCCCTTTATTTGCGTCGACACACACACCGGTTGTGGGGGATCCACGAAGATCGCTCTGTCGGAAACCCGTGATCGGCTTGAGTTGTGCTGCGAGACGTAACCCGTTTCCACGTTCCTTCGCTGATCCCAAGCCTCTAGCTAGCTTTTCTCCAGAAACCAACAGAAAAACACCGCTCACTTTTCATTTCACGGACGTGGAAGCAGAGGTGAGCTCGCGGCTCGGGCGGTCGCGCGAGTGACCGTGCCCTGGTCGATGGATGGCACGCACGAGCCAACGGGAGCCCGAGCGGCGGGGCCACGAAAGCGGGCGCCTGGCGGTCACTCGACGCTACCCCGGCGCCGGCGGGGCCCTTGGGTTCCTAGTTGGAGGCTCGCTGGATTCCAGATTCTTTCAGCTCACCACTAGCCTGCCGCCGGCGCGACCAGTGCCTCATTTTTAACCACGAGATTCTCTGGACCACAGCTTTTATCCATCTCGGATCCTTTTTTCAGCCAAAAGATTAGGTAATAGCCAGTGGCCGACTGGCCGTCGCTTTCCCGATTTGTCTCGTCCGTGCATGCACCATGCAGTCACGCAGATGCGCCTGCCCTGAATCTGCCTGTGCGAGCAGCCAACCGCCCGATCTGACGACGCACAGACGGCGTGGTGGGGGCGGTGAATCCCGGAGGATCACCCGGTTGGATCCCGTGATCCGCTGGAGTTGTGGTGCGAGACGGAAGGTGGTTGCCTGACACGTTCCGCCCGCCGCTGTTTCATTCCAGCCTCCTACGCCCTGCTTTTCTCCGGAAACCAACAAAAAGAGAGCGCTCGCTTTCCATTCCGTGGAAGCTGACCCTATGCATGCAGTGTAGTGCAGCGCGGAGGTGTGGCTGTGTCCCGTTCCGGTGGGTGGATGGCACGAGGCAACGCTAGCCCGAGCGGCGGGGCTACAAAGGCGGGATCATCGCGCCACAGCCACACCCCCTGTGCTGTGCTGTGCTGTGGGAGGAAAGGGACGAACCGCCAAGCCACCCCAACCGCAACCCACATAGGCCACACACGCACCAGCGGCGGGCAGGCGGCGGCTCATCATGGctccctcctccacctccacctcgccCCCCTccgtcgtcgtcgtcctcatcctcctcctctccgccgtcCCGGCCCGCCTCGCCTCGATCCCCGTCTCCGGTGCGTGACCCATTTAACATGCGCGCAGGCCGGACGCTTGTCCTCGGGATTAAACTGTTTCTCATCCATGGTTATTTTTGCCGAATCGAATCAGATGGACTGGAGCAGCTAGGAGGAGGAGAAGGCCTGCACCGGGAGATTCTCAGGGACGAGACGGTGCTGAGGCTCAAGGAACTCGGCAAGGTCAGATTCTCTCTCTGCCCATCCACTATGCCGCCGGCTCTTGGTCTTGGGTTGGGAATATTCAGACTCCGTTCCTGATCCGCTTTTCCAGCTCCACATATTCAGAGCTCCTTGATCCACTTTTCTAGCCCCAGATACGAGAATCTTGTTTCATTCATTATCACTGCACTTTGACTCGTTACCTCCTCCTAATTAAGCTCCTATAGATACACAGAAGAAAATCTGGGCTTCCTTGGCTACGGTTATATCATCCGTTCCTGAATTCAGAAATAATTGTGCAGTACCACGCAACAGTGATCAGCTGTGCATATATTGCCTATGGCATTTTCTAAGCAACACGGCTTCTCTTGGCAGAAGACTGTGCAGCACACAACAGCCATAAACTGTGCAAATTGCACATGACTTGTCTTGGCACAAGATTGCGCAGTACGCAAAAGTGGTAAAACTGTGCGTATTGGATATGTCATtttcttaagcaagatgacttctcTTTGCACCAGAGGCCACctcatacaacaaaaataccaaaaccaGTTCAATTAATAACGTTGGTTATGTACTTTTTTCGGCAAGTAATTGGTTGGGTGTTAGCGCAGCAATCAAaaccctttttttttctttgtcaCGTTTCAATCGTCTTGTTCGATCGTGCTTCCCTAGCCATCTTACATAATCTTGTACATGCCCTGTTTTTTGGGAGAGATAACCTGAAGCAATGATGGTTTGCTCAATTTtcactttttctagcttgattactTTGCTGTATCCAATATGAGCAATTTCTGGTCTCCAAGACGTATTGGAGCGAGACTCTTGCTGCATCTTTTGTCTTACTGTTTGGCACCATAGCAGTTCAGCAAAGCAGGAGGCACGTAACTCACTCTAACACCGCGTTGATTGCATGATTCAGATATCTGATGGCGAAGGCTTCCTCGAAAGGACATTCCTGAGTCCCGCTTCCTTCAGAGCCACTGATGTCATTATCAGCTGGATGAAAGATGCCGGACTTGCGACGTAAGTCTGTTTGCACTTGCAGTCATTTTCTCACGCTTCCAACTTTAACTGACCAGTTCATGTTCATTATGAAGGTGGGTGGATCAAATGGGTAATATTCATGGTCGATTTGAACCGTCCAATTCAACAGAGAAGGCTTTATTGATTGGATCTCACATGGTGAGAACTATCAACTATCAACTCCTTGTTTCATGTTGTGATTCTTTTAGTTATCAAAGAGCTACCACTGACTAAAGCTGTCTTATATTTGAAATTAAAACACAGGATACTGTCATTGATGCTGGCATGTACGACGGAGCTTTGGGTATTATATGCGCAATCTCTGCTCTGAAGGTCTTGAGAGTCACTGGAAAACTTCAGAGGCTCACTAGACCAGTAGAGGTTAGATAATTTTCTAGTGTTTCCAGTTTAATGTTGCTGTTTTTTCAACTGAATTTTAATATTGATGTTACTATGCTATCAGCATAGTGTGCTTGTCTCACTGCAATCAGTGAGCTGGTTACGCGAGCCATTATCCTATTGCTCACAGGTGCACGATGACTCACATGCGTCTCACAAATACGACACCAATCTGCACTGAACTCGTCCTTGTCTTGTGTATTTAATTTCACTTCCTCAGAGTGCTTTAATATTGATTGTTCACTAGTTGCTTCCAGTCAGCATAATCCATCAGGatgttttttttctttattttactAAATGACGTAGCAAAGTTTTAACTTTTAGCAGTGTCTGTTGCCTAATTGCTTCAGATCTAACTTTTGCGGTGCTGATTAGATAAGCAGGTGTGAGGTCTGCTGCCATTGTAATAAGATAACCAGACAAGCTACAAAGATAGATGTAGGCCAGAAGGAATCTAGTTTTATAGTGTTTCTCTAAACGTTTGTCCCTTTCCATGCTAATCTTGACGATAACATGTACCGTTGTATGTGTACGTGTACATGGCTAATGGATTGGCTTTCGTTATCTTAGCCGTTTTGTTATTCAGGATTCATAGCCTATTAGATGTCATGTGGTTTGACCCATCATGACATATGCTATTGCATTGTCTTTAGATCACAGATATGCATCATGAATGTCTGAATATGTCACTATGACAGAGCATGGTGCTCATTTTCTGCCTGGTTTTACCTCAGGTGATTGCATTCAGCGACGAGGAGGGCGTTAGATTTCAGACAACATTTCTGGGAAGCGCCGCTGTAGCTGGTATTCTACCAGAATCAATTTTGCAAGTATCTGACAAGAGGTTGCCCTTTCTGCATAAACCAACCGGACTACTTTTTGAAAACGGTTTGCTGATGCAGTCTCTGTATGTTACATTCAACTTCTTCAGTGGCACTACCGTTCAAGAGGCTCTTCGGTTGAACTCCTTCGAGGCCACTGCTGCTGCTCTTGGTCAGGTCAAGTACAGCCCGGAGTCTGTCGGCAGCTATGTTGAGGTATAAAGGATTTGCATATCACTTTTGTGTAGTTGCTTACACTGAAGAAGTTCAGTTCTTACAATCTCTGTTTATGTACGGCAGGTTCACTTGGAACAAGGGCCTGTCCTGGAAGCCCTCCGATATCCCCTTGGCGTCGTAAAAGGGATCGCAGGGCAGACACGATTGAAGGTGCATTCTAGTTCTCTGCTATTTTTGTTCCGCTAGAAAGTAAACATCAACACTATCTTAAGACCAAAATATAATCAAATCAAAGCAAACTAAAATATGACCAAGTAGCATAGCACACTATGTAAAGACTAGCTTTTGCAAAACAATCAGGTTGCTATTTGAATACCAACTATTTCAAAATCATCAGCCAGCACCGCCTGTTATTAACGAGTAAACAATCATCAGCGGTCTTTTTTTTAATTGGTCAGCAGTCCTCTTGTTTGAGCAAATGATGCGAGCAGTCAACATGAAGCATTTAACTAACCCCTTGCTAGTTCGCTGCGACGGTATGAGCGTGTGCTATATTTATCAGATTAAGAATCACTCCTAGTGAACCGCTGAGATGACACGAGTATCGCCATCACCAAAGTTGCTATGTTTGATAAGAATTATTCAGCCCTCCTGCTCTCAGTGTGATTTTAGTACGACCAGTCTCAGATTCCTACAGCAACCACTGGCCCAAATCGACCCCTAGCTCTGTGGCCTTTGCTTCCTAAGTTCGAAATGCTTAGAAATTTTTGGCTGTTTGATTAGGTAATAGTAGACGGTTCCCAAGGGCATGctgggacggttccaatgaaattgCGCCGTGATCCGATGGTTGCAGCTGCAGAGCTGGTGGTGACACTGGAGGGCCTGTGCAAAGACCCGAGCAGATTCCTGACCTACGACGAGGAGTGCGGCTGCTTCACCGAGGAGTCCCTCGCCGGCCTCGTCTGCACCGTCGGCGAGCTGCTCACGTGGCCCAGCGCCAGCAATGTCATCCCAGGCCAGGTAAGCTCATCACCAGGTGCTTGTCATTGTCTATGTCCAGCATCGATCGAGTCGCCTCACCTGTCGACGCCGGTCACCAGGTGAACTTCACGGTGGACATACGCGCCATGGACGACCTGGTGCGGGAGACGATCGTGGCGAGCTTCTCGCGGATCGTCATGCAGCGGTGCGACCACCGGCTGGTCGACTGCGCCGTCGAGCACAAGGTAGCCT
It contains:
- the LOC119337128 gene encoding probable allantoate deiminase, which produces MAPSSTSTSPPSVVVVLILLLSAVPARLASIPVSDGLEQLGGGEGLHREILRDETVLRLKELGKISDGEGFLERTFLSPASFRATDVIISWMKDAGLATWVDQMGNIHGRFEPSNSTEKALLIGSHMDTVIDAGMYDGALGIICAISALKVLRVTGKLQRLTRPVEVIAFSDEEGVRFQTTFLGSAAVAGILPESILQVSDKSGTTVQEALRLNSFEATAAALGQVKYSPESVGSYVEVHLEQGPVLEALRYPLGVVKGIAGQTRLKVIVDGSQGHAGTVPMKLRRDPMVAAAELVVTLEGLCKDPSRFLTYDEECGCFTEESLAGLVCTVGELLTWPSASNVIPGQVNFTVDIRAMDDLVRETIVASFSRIVMQRCDHRLVDCAVEHKHSAAATPCDPELTAQLKRATRSAVSAMAAPGGHAAVAGESTPVLMSGAGHDAMAMARLTRVGMLFVRCRGGVSHSPEEHVAEDDVWAAGLALLRFVDQHAVAEL